One genomic segment of Ricinus communis isolate WT05 ecotype wild-type chromosome 5, ASM1957865v1, whole genome shotgun sequence includes these proteins:
- the LOC8264106 gene encoding glucan endo-1,3-beta-glucosidase 11, whose translation MTSFLSRIAMIHIVLLFSLTLSDYGFPQGVTSLGINYGQVANDLPPPQKVLDLLTSLKLTRARIYDTNPQVLTAFANSNVEIIVTVENQMLAVLMDPQQALQWVSTHIKPYFPATRITGIAVGNEIFTDDDTTLLAYLVPAIVSIHGALVQLGLGSIQVSTPNSLAVLAQSFPPSAGIFKSEVSGVMSQFLQFLSSTKTPFWINAYPYFAYKDDPNRVSLDYVLFNPNSGMVDPYTKLRYDNMLYAQVDAIIFAMARLGFNGIEVKVSETGWPSKGDADEIGATIENAAMYNRNLLRRQLENEGTPLRPNWRLDVYLFALFNEDMKPGPTSERNYGLYQPDCTMAYNVGLSALSSSSSSTSSASISLTSSATKASNKEYESLVYWMYVYLLTFHVFMRRPY comes from the exons ATTATGGTTTTCCACAAGGAGTGACATCCCTTGGCATCAATTATGGTCAAGTAGCCAACGATTTGCCACCACCACAGAAAGTTCTTGATCTCTTGACCTCTCTTAAACTCACCAGAGCAAGAATCTACGATACCAATCCTCAAGTTCTAACAGCATTTGCTAACTCCAATGTTGAAATTATTGTCACTGTAGAGAACCAAATGCTTGCTGTATTAATGGATCCTCAACAAGCCCTTCAATGGGTCAGTACCCATATCAAGCCATACTTTCCGGCCACTAGAATCACCGGAATCGCAGTAGGGAACGAGATCTTTACTGATGATGATACAACATTATTAGCATACTTAGTTCCAGCCATAGTCAGCATTCATGGGGCACTAGTCCAATTAGGCCTGGGTAGCATTCAAGTCTCAACACCTAATTCATTAGCTGTTCTTGCTCAATCTTTCCCTCCTTCGGCAGGTATTTTCAAAAGTGAAGTGTCAGGAGTCATGTCACAGTTTTTGCAATTTTTGTCAAGCACCAAGACACCATTTTGGATCAATGCATACCCCTATTTTGCTTACAAAGATGACCCGAATAGGGTTTCTTTAGACTATGTTCTTTTCAACCCTAATTCAGGAATGGTTGACCCCTACACCAAGTTACGTTATGACAATATGCTCTATGCTCAAGTAGATGCCATTATCTTTGCAATGGCTAGATTAGGTTTTAATGGAATTGAAGTGAAGGTTTCAGAAACTGGTTGGCCATCAAAAGGAGACGCAGATGAAATTGGTGCAACAATTGAGAATGCAGCAATGTATAACAGGAATTTGTTGAGAAGGCAATTGGAGAATGAAGGTACACCTTTAAGGCCTAACTGGAGGCTAGAcgtttatttatttgcattattCAATGAAGATATGAAGCCTGGACCAACATCAGAAAGGAACTATGGTCTATATCAACCTGATTGTACTATGGCTTACAATGTTGGACTATCCGCTCTTTCAAGTTCTTCTTCATCAACATCATCAGCTTCCATTTCTCTCACTTCCTCTGCTACTAAG GCTTCAAACAAGGAATATGAAAGCTTGGTGTACTGGATGTATGTGTATTTGCTGACCTTCCACGTTTTTATGAGAAGACCTTATTAA
- the LOC8264110 gene encoding calcyclin-binding protein: MGEEMALDLEELKQLKNIAKRPRVLSFLSTEINNLEKLSKGPVSVPAVATPTPIATVKVSSTPSVNYVTLGSFSWDQDDDKVKIYVSLEGVEQEKIETEFKPMSVDIKFHDVQGKNYRCAIPKLNKEIAPEKCKVLVKPTRVIITLFKASKGNWLDLHFKEDKLKPNLDKERDPMAGIMDLMKNMYEEGDEEMKRTIAKAWTDARSGKTADPLKGYR; the protein is encoded by the exons ATGGGAGAGGAAATGGCGTTAGATTTGGAGGAACTTAAGCAGCTAAAGAATATAGCCAAGAGACCTCGagttctttcctttctctccACTGAGATAAACAACTTAGAGAAG TTGTCAAAGGGGCCTGTTTCTGTGCCAGCTGTTGCAACTCCGACTCCTATTGCAACTGTGAAGGTGTCCTCTACCCCTTCGGTGAATTATGTTACTCTTGGATCTTTCAGCTGGGATCAGGACGATGACAAAGTCAAG ATATATGTCTCCCTAGAGGGCGTTGAGCAGGAAAAAATTGAGACAGAATTCAAGCCAATGTCAGTTGATATCAAATTTCATGATGTCCAAGGAAAGAACTACCGATGTGCCATACCGAAATTGAACAAGGAGATTGCACCAGAGAAATGTAAAGTGTTAGTTAAACCTACAAGGGTTATCATCACTTTGTTTAAAGCTTCAAAGGGCAACTGGCTAGACTTACACTTTAAAGAGGACAAG CTGAAGCCAAATCTGGATAAGGAACGAGATCCCATGGCTGGAATTATGGATCTAATGAAG AATATGTATGAGGAAGGGGATGAAGAAATGAAACGAACAATTGCAAAAGCATGGACTGATGCGAGATCAGGCAAAACTGCTGATCCTCTGAAGGGCTACCGTTGA
- the LOC8264111 gene encoding katanin p60 ATPase-containing subunit A-like 2 isoform X2, which yields MADEPSVTRWSFQFGRKKMSETQNGVAGPAVANGIGNSSTSNATSNGNGHVKNTSDMAIYEQYRNQDRSSNHSNGVLPNGIDDRPQKSLLPAFDSAETRALAEGLCRDIVRGNPDVKWESIKGLENAKRLLKEAVVMPIKYPKYFTGLLSPWKGILLFGPPGTGKTMLAKAVATECKTTFFNISASSVVSKWRGDSEKLIKVLFELARHHAPSTIFIDEIDAIISQRGEGRSEHEASRRLKTELLIQMDGLTRTEELVFVLAATNLPWELDAAMLRRLEKRILVPLPEPEARRAMYEELLPPQPDEDKLPYDLLVERTEGFSGSDIRLLCKEAAMQPLRRLMALLEDRQEVVPDDELPKVGPITPEDIETALKNTRPSAHLHAHRYEKFNADYGSQILQ from the exons ATGGCCGATGAACCTTCGGTTACTCGCTGGTCTTTTCAG TTTGGGAGAAAGAAAATGTCAGAGACGCAAAACGGTGTCGCAGGCCCAGCTGTCGCTAATGGAATTGGGAATTCTTCTACTTCAAATGCTACATCTAATGGAAATGGTCATGTGAAGAACACATCTGATATGGCCATTTATGAGCAATACAGAAATCAG GATAGGAGCTCTAATCACTCGAATGGAGTTTTGCCTAATGGAATTGATGATAGACC GCAGAAGTCTTTGCTCCCTGCCTTCGATTCTGCTGAAACTCGTGCTTTAGCAGAGGGTTTATGCAG GGACATCGTCCGTGGTAACCCTGATGTCAAGTGGGAAAGTATTAAAGGGTTAGAGAATGCAAAACGGTTACTGAAAGAAGCAGTCGTGATGCCGATAAAATATCCCAA GTACTTTACTGGTCTTCTATCACCATGGAAAGGCATTCTTCTTTTTGGCCCTCCAGGGACAGGAAAG ACAATGCTTGCGAAGGCTGTCGCTACAGAATGCAAAACCACCTTTTTCAATATTTCAGCATCTTCTGTTGTTAGCAAGTGGCGTG GTGATTCAGAGAAGTTAATAAAGGTGTTGTTTGAGCTTGCTAGGCACCATGCACCATCAACTATATttattgatgaaattgatgCAATTATTAGTCAACGGGGTGAAGGTCGCAGTGAGCATGAAGCAAGTAGGCGTTTGAAAACTGAGCTACTCATACAG ATGGATGGTTTGACACGGACGGAGGagcttgtttttgttttggcaGCAACAAATCTCCCCTGGGAGTTAGATGCAGCCATGCTCCGGCGTTTGGAGAAGCGA attcttgttcctcttccAGAACCAGAAGCGAGAAGAGCGATGTACGAGGAGCTCCTGCCACCCCAGCCTGATGAGgataagcttccttatgacTTATTGGTGGAAAGGACAGAAGGTTTTTCAGGTTCAGATATTCGATTACTGTGTAAAGAAGCTGCTATGCAGCCACTGAGACGATTGATGGCGCTTCTTGAAGACAGACAGGAAGTAGTGCCTGATGACG AGTTGCCAAAAGTGGGGCCAATCACACCAGAGGACATAGAGACAGCTTTGAAGAACACTAGGCCGTCTGCTCATCTCCATGCCCACCGTTATGAGAAGTTTAATGCTGATTATGGTAGCCAGATACTCCAATGA
- the LOC8264111 gene encoding katanin p60 ATPase-containing subunit A-like 2 isoform X1, producing MADEPSVTRWSFQDFKLFYDAKFGRKKMSETQNGVAGPAVANGIGNSSTSNATSNGNGHVKNTSDMAIYEQYRNQDRSSNHSNGVLPNGIDDRPQKSLLPAFDSAETRALAEGLCRDIVRGNPDVKWESIKGLENAKRLLKEAVVMPIKYPKYFTGLLSPWKGILLFGPPGTGKTMLAKAVATECKTTFFNISASSVVSKWRGDSEKLIKVLFELARHHAPSTIFIDEIDAIISQRGEGRSEHEASRRLKTELLIQMDGLTRTEELVFVLAATNLPWELDAAMLRRLEKRILVPLPEPEARRAMYEELLPPQPDEDKLPYDLLVERTEGFSGSDIRLLCKEAAMQPLRRLMALLEDRQEVVPDDELPKVGPITPEDIETALKNTRPSAHLHAHRYEKFNADYGSQILQ from the exons ATGGCCGATGAACCTTCGGTTACTCGCTGGTCTTTTCAG gattttaaacTATTTTACGATGCCAAGTTTGGGAGAAAGAAAATGTCAGAGACGCAAAACGGTGTCGCAGGCCCAGCTGTCGCTAATGGAATTGGGAATTCTTCTACTTCAAATGCTACATCTAATGGAAATGGTCATGTGAAGAACACATCTGATATGGCCATTTATGAGCAATACAGAAATCAG GATAGGAGCTCTAATCACTCGAATGGAGTTTTGCCTAATGGAATTGATGATAGACC GCAGAAGTCTTTGCTCCCTGCCTTCGATTCTGCTGAAACTCGTGCTTTAGCAGAGGGTTTATGCAG GGACATCGTCCGTGGTAACCCTGATGTCAAGTGGGAAAGTATTAAAGGGTTAGAGAATGCAAAACGGTTACTGAAAGAAGCAGTCGTGATGCCGATAAAATATCCCAA GTACTTTACTGGTCTTCTATCACCATGGAAAGGCATTCTTCTTTTTGGCCCTCCAGGGACAGGAAAG ACAATGCTTGCGAAGGCTGTCGCTACAGAATGCAAAACCACCTTTTTCAATATTTCAGCATCTTCTGTTGTTAGCAAGTGGCGTG GTGATTCAGAGAAGTTAATAAAGGTGTTGTTTGAGCTTGCTAGGCACCATGCACCATCAACTATATttattgatgaaattgatgCAATTATTAGTCAACGGGGTGAAGGTCGCAGTGAGCATGAAGCAAGTAGGCGTTTGAAAACTGAGCTACTCATACAG ATGGATGGTTTGACACGGACGGAGGagcttgtttttgttttggcaGCAACAAATCTCCCCTGGGAGTTAGATGCAGCCATGCTCCGGCGTTTGGAGAAGCGA attcttgttcctcttccAGAACCAGAAGCGAGAAGAGCGATGTACGAGGAGCTCCTGCCACCCCAGCCTGATGAGgataagcttccttatgacTTATTGGTGGAAAGGACAGAAGGTTTTTCAGGTTCAGATATTCGATTACTGTGTAAAGAAGCTGCTATGCAGCCACTGAGACGATTGATGGCGCTTCTTGAAGACAGACAGGAAGTAGTGCCTGATGACG AGTTGCCAAAAGTGGGGCCAATCACACCAGAGGACATAGAGACAGCTTTGAAGAACACTAGGCCGTCTGCTCATCTCCATGCCCACCGTTATGAGAAGTTTAATGCTGATTATGGTAGCCAGATACTCCAATGA
- the LOC8264107 gene encoding uncharacterized protein LOC8264107 — MALSSAFRERLEYMEHTKNQRLFLLQAEKELQANKSQVLESKLADIRSMEQRCFILDRNIAFQNFRILALKSEIQKLDTKYQADSHQLRVLKSEMEELGRVEKEKERFYELKHNEMTAFRKNVEDFVSESRKRVNELKNQVNELNSTFIELRGKNGYLSNSDIAAAEMRKSELLAVKENLDKSLASNYQIRSQLQMQLQSILSTQNQEKKPSQFPASKAGMK; from the exons ATGGCGCTATCATCTGCGTTTAGAGAGAGGCTAGAGTACATGGAACATACAAAAAACCAACGTCTTTTTCTTCTCCAG GCAGAGAAAGAATTGCAAGCAAACAAATCGCAGGTTTTAGAGTCAAAGTTAGCAGATATACGTTCCATGGAGCAGCGGTGTTTCATTCTTGATCGCAATATTGCGTTTCAAAACTTCAGAATTTTAGCTCTAAAATCTGAGATTCAGAAACTAGACACCAAATATCAGGCCGATTCACATCAATTGAG GGTTTTGAAAAGTGAAATGGAAGAGCTGGGGAGAGTagagaaggagaaggagaggTTTTATGAGCTAAAACATAATGAAATGACGGCGTTCAGGAAAAACGTGGAGGATTTCGTTTCCGAATCTCGAAAGCGAGTTAATGAGTTGAAGAATCAAGTGAACGAg CTGAACTCGACCTTCATAGAACTTCGAGGCAAGAACGGATATTTGAGTAACTCTGATATAGCTGCAGCAGAGATGAGAAAGTCAGAACTCCTTGCTGTGAAGGAGAATTTGGACAAAAGTTTGGCTTCTAATTACCAGATCAGATCACAGTTGCAAATGCAGCTTCAGAGTATATTGAGCACACAAAATCAAGAGAAAAAGCCATCTCAATTCCCTGCAAGTAAAGCTGGAATGAAATAG